In one window of Campylobacter coli DNA:
- a CDS encoding DUF2779 domain-containing protein has translation MLENNQEVIYEATFCYDGILIMVDILQNAKEGFIINEVKSSTSLKDVYIDDCSLQYYVLSNLGYKIKQVNLIHLNSEYYRDDFLDINQLFKVNDITDEIIQKQEQVKENLKYFEDILNKKEEPNIDIGTHCFDPYECDGYEYCWIKQRNLCEKDSIFNISRLNSNKKFEFYYKNIISFKDIKDLSVFNKNQQIQIQASLNKEIYINKEKIKEFLNTLTYPIYHLDFETFMQAVPEFKGVKPYMQIPFQYSLHIDYKDKLEHKEFLSECGVDPRYELAKNLINDIPKDACVLAYNASFERGVIKNLALVFPEFSEHLLNIEKNIKDLMIPFQNKDYYHYKMQGSYSIKKVLPALIPDMEQAYKDLNLIHNGSEAMQSFEAMQNMSEDDKKAYRQALLEYCKLDTLAMVKILKHLEEIAS, from the coding sequence TTGCTAGAAAATAACCAAGAAGTCATTTACGAAGCTACTTTTTGTTATGATGGTATTTTGATTATGGTAGATATTTTGCAAAATGCCAAAGAAGGATTTATTATCAATGAAGTTAAAAGTTCCACTTCCTTAAAAGATGTTTATATAGATGATTGTTCTTTGCAGTATTATGTTTTATCAAATTTGGGTTATAAAATCAAGCAAGTTAATCTGATACATTTAAATAGTGAATATTACAGAGATGATTTTCTTGATATAAATCAACTTTTTAAGGTAAACGACATAACAGATGAAATTATTCAAAAACAAGAGCAAGTTAAAGAAAATTTAAAATATTTTGAAGATATTTTAAACAAAAAAGAAGAACCAAACATAGATATAGGAACACATTGTTTTGATCCTTATGAGTGTGATGGGTATGAGTATTGTTGGATTAAACAAAGAAATTTATGTGAAAAGGATAGTATTTTTAATATTTCAAGATTAAATTCTAATAAAAAATTCGAGTTTTATTATAAAAATATAATCAGTTTTAAAGATATAAAAGATCTATCTGTCTTTAATAAAAATCAACAAATTCAAATTCAAGCTTCACTCAATAAAGAAATTTATATCAATAAGGAAAAAATCAAAGAGTTTTTAAATACTCTAACTTATCCTATATATCATTTAGACTTTGAAACATTTATGCAAGCTGTGCCTGAATTTAAAGGTGTAAAGCCTTATATGCAAATTCCTTTTCAATACTCTTTGCATATAGATTATAAAGATAAATTAGAACATAAAGAATTTTTAAGTGAATGCGGCGTTGATCCAAGATATGAACTTGCAAAAAATTTGATCAACGATATACCAAAAGATGCTTGCGTACTTGCTTATAATGCTAGCTTTGAAAGAGGTGTGATAAAAAATTTAGCACTTGTTTTTCCTGAATTTAGCGAGCATTTGCTAAATATAGAAAAAAATATCAAGGATCTTATGATTCCTTTTCAAAATAAAGATTACTATCATTATAAAATGCAAGGGAGTTATTCTATAAAAAAAGTTTTGCCTGCTTTAATTCCTGATATGGAACAAGCCTATAAAGATTTGAATTTAATCCATAATGGAAGCGAAGCTATGCAAAGTTTTGAAGCTATGCAAAATATGAGTGAAGATGATAAAAAAGCCTATCGCCAAGCTTTGTTAGAGTATTGTAAACTTGATACCTTGGCAATGGTAAAAATCTTAAAGCATTTAGAAGAAATAGCGAGTTAA
- a CDS encoding WG repeat-containing protein, with translation MDFLNFGVLKEREIFYINLKLSDSQYEQFVFKTILFNLENKFIKELDGSIGSSFCDGLLRLNNTDKNSFIDKNANIVKINFPYGLDHRNFHEGLIAVMVDKKMGFANISGKLIIDAKFDWVNDFSQGLTIVKFNGKFGVIDKKGNFVIQAKFEAIKNFKENVAAVCLNDKWGFIDKKGKIAIAMKYDEVKDFSQSLAGVRIDNKWGFIDKKGNFVIQAKFEAIKNFKENVAAVCLNDKWGFVDKKGKIIIKAKYDFIDDKDDEMVMFGSKRGLCLLLSKENILGCFHEGLALARINKKYGFIDKNENWVIEAKYDEVEDFYKGLAIAKLDKKSGLLDKNGRVIVDFLYEKILVVNKDIIILVKNNEILIQKI, from the coding sequence ATGGATTTTCTTAATTTTGGTGTATTGAAAGAAAGAGAAATATTTTATATAAATTTGAAATTAAGTGATAGCCAATATGAACAATTTGTTTTTAAAACAATTTTATTTAATTTAGAGAATAAATTTATAAAAGAATTGGACGGGAGTATCGGTAGTAGTTTTTGCGATGGCTTGTTAAGATTAAATAATACCGATAAAAATAGTTTTATAGATAAAAACGCAAATATTGTAAAAATAAATTTTCCCTATGGTTTGGATCATAGAAACTTCCATGAGGGTTTAATCGCTGTTATGGTCGATAAAAAAATGGGATTTGCAAATATAAGTGGAAAATTAATTATAGATGCTAAATTTGATTGGGTTAATGATTTTTCACAAGGTTTAACCATAGTTAAATTTAATGGTAAATTTGGAGTTATAGATAAAAAAGGAAATTTTGTAATCCAAGCTAAATTTGAAGCTATAAAGAATTTTAAAGAAAATGTAGCCGCTGTTTGTTTAAATGATAAATGGGGTTTTATAGATAAAAAAGGAAAGATAGCAATAGCTATGAAATATGATGAAGTTAAGGATTTCTCTCAAAGTCTAGCAGGGGTTAGAATCGATAACAAATGGGGTTTTATAGATAAAAAAGGAAATTTTGTAATCCAAGCTAAATTTGAAGCTATAAAGAATTTTAAAGAAAATGTAGCCGCTGTTTGTTTAAATGATAAATGGGGATTTGTAGATAAAAAAGGAAAAATCATCATAAAAGCTAAATATGATTTTATCGATGATAAAGATGATGAAATGGTAATGTTTGGTTCAAAGCGCGGTTTATGTTTGTTGTTATCTAAAGAAAATATTTTGGGTTGTTTTCATGAAGGCTTGGCTTTGGCTAGGATAAATAAAAAATACGGATTCATAGATAAAAATGAAAATTGGGTTATAGAAGCTAAGTATGATGAGGTCGAGGATTTTTATAAGGGTTTGGCTATAGCTAAACTTGATAAAAAATCAGGTCTTTTGGATAAAAATGGAAGAGTGATTGTTGATTTTTTATATGAAAAAATTCTTGTAGTAAATAAAGATATAATAATCCTTGTAAAAAACAATGAGATTTTAATTCAAAAAATATAA
- a CDS encoding DUF262 domain-containing protein, producing MNNKVEIKSISNKEKYIVAKDIFFEIPPYQRLYEWNKEQIQTLLNDIKTKFEENKNEEYFIGNVVVSKKNNKNNQQDVKYLLIDGQQRLTTLFLIGFYLSYKIKNPNNDSNWKEFIMQGDKLRISMPIRENEEEVLKRFARFCNESKSNEKNNLFVREIKKFPQDICQNISQALETIANWFEENAKDDIANFSNFIYNNVKFVFVELAQNTDLNRFFIRMNNRGKQLEKHEILKARLLKNISDEERILYAHIWDICSQMDNYIFQKASDRKISKLNESNENTIDTIDTIINRSLGKPNQDEEKQEKFKSIVDFPTFLLHVYKICNKQDITIDKNKLLEIIKIEDSQKEKKAKDFIENLLKYRILFDYFIVKGKDDKENSYKIRRLDEEGKKFSKDFDDLAMVQNYLRVARIGLYNNYHHWLTPFLKFINNDKLKISYERVNNEDKPEELQIKIGDYNITTDFQCFLNKLNLNEKGLINFLENLDTALAKEQASAEEIKKDLLGISNDILDQLKIKNDQIDAENIFFIEDENGISVLDQGTATPHYWFYRLEYYLWKYSKIKYYLDGKNLKEIKLKDKNFGDIANNFYFRNLNSIEHVQAQSKANEKDWDDKNIDNFGNLALISPSFNSSLSNLDTQDKYLYINKDNNIISLKLWLIYALSEKNQLNWTFNKAQEHRRQMLEILKKSFNNEHDKA from the coding sequence ATCAAAGACTGTATGAGTGGAATAAAGAACAAATACAAACTTTACTAAATGATATAAAAACTAAATTTGAAGAAAATAAGAATGAAGAATACTTTATCGGTAATGTAGTAGTAAGTAAAAAAAATAATAAAAATAATCAACAAGATGTTAAATATCTACTCATAGATGGCCAACAACGCTTAACAACTTTATTTTTGATAGGATTTTATCTTTCTTATAAAATAAAAAATCCAAATAATGACTCAAATTGGAAAGAATTTATCATGCAAGGTGATAAACTTAGAATTTCTATGCCTATAAGAGAAAACGAAGAAGAAGTTTTAAAAAGATTTGCTAGATTTTGCAATGAAAGTAAAAGCAATGAAAAAAATAATTTATTTGTACGAGAGATTAAGAAATTTCCACAAGATATATGTCAAAACATATCTCAAGCTTTAGAAACTATAGCAAATTGGTTTGAAGAAAATGCTAAAGATGATATTGCAAATTTTTCTAATTTTATTTATAACAATGTAAAATTTGTTTTTGTAGAATTAGCTCAAAATACCGACTTAAATCGCTTTTTTATCCGTATGAATAACCGCGGCAAACAGCTAGAAAAACATGAAATTTTAAAAGCAAGATTGCTTAAAAATATCAGTGATGAAGAAAGAATTCTTTATGCTCATATATGGGATATTTGCTCGCAAATGGATAATTATATCTTTCAAAAAGCTAGCGATAGAAAGATTTCTAAATTAAATGAAAGCAATGAAAATACCATAGATACAATAGATACCATTATAAATAGATCACTTGGTAAACCAAATCAAGATGAAGAAAAACAAGAAAAATTCAAATCTATAGTAGATTTTCCTACTTTTTTATTGCATGTTTATAAAATTTGTAATAAACAAGATATTACTATAGATAAAAATAAGCTTTTAGAGATTATAAAAATAGAAGATAGTCAAAAAGAAAAAAAAGCTAAAGATTTTATCGAAAATCTTTTAAAATATAGAATTTTATTTGATTATTTTATTGTTAAAGGTAAAGATGATAAGGAAAATTCTTATAAGATTAGAAGATTAGATGAAGAAGGTAAAAAATTCAGTAAAGATTTTGATGATCTTGCCATGGTGCAAAACTATCTACGCGTAGCAAGAATTGGTCTATACAATAATTACCATCACTGGCTCACTCCATTTTTGAAATTTATAAACAATGATAAACTAAAAATTTCATATGAGAGAGTTAATAACGAAGACAAACCTGAGGAATTACAAATAAAAATAGGTGATTATAATATCACTACGGATTTTCAATGTTTTTTAAATAAATTAAATTTAAATGAAAAAGGATTAATTAATTTCCTAGAAAATTTAGATACAGCTTTAGCAAAAGAGCAAGCAAGTGCAGAAGAAATTAAAAAAGACTTGCTAGGCATTTCCAATGATATTCTGGATCAATTAAAAATTAAAAATGATCAAATAGATGCTGAAAATATATTTTTTATTGAAGATGAAAATGGTATTTCAGTGCTAGATCAAGGAACCGCGACTCCGCATTATTGGTTTTATCGTTTAGAGTATTATTTATGGAAGTATTCAAAAATAAAATATTATTTAGATGGGAAAAATTTAAAAGAAATAAAATTAAAAGATAAAAATTTTGGCGATATTGCTAACAATTTCTATTTTAGAAATTTAAATTCCATAGAGCATGTGCAAGCACAGAGTAAAGCAAATGAGAAAGATTGGGATGATAAAAATATAGATAATTTTGGAAATTTAGCTCTTATTAGCCCTAGTTTTAATTCATCTTTAAGCAATCTAGACACACAAGATAAATATTTATATATAAATAAAGATAATAATATTATATCTTTAAAACTTTGGCTAATTTATGCTTTAAGTGAGAAAAATCAGCTAAATTGGACTTTTAATAAAGCACAAGAACACAGAAGACAAATGTTAGAAATCTTAAAAAAATCTTTTAACAATGAGCATGATAAAGCTTAA